The Flavobacterium praedii genome window below encodes:
- a CDS encoding citrate synthase, translated as MSKIAILEIDGNKFELPVIIGSENEAAVDISKLRDMSGVITLDPGYKNSGACKSEITFLDGELGILRYRGYSIEELAEKSHFLEVSYLIIFGELPSAERLEQFENDIRKFTLVSEEMKIILDGFPRTAHPMGVLSALTSALTAFNPKSVDADNAKDMYDAVCKTIAKFLVIATWTYRKSMGYPLNYYDNTIGYVENFMNLMFKLPTGPYTANPVVIDALDKLFILHADHEQNCSTSTVRMVGSSHAGLFASISAGVSALWGPLHGGANQAVLEMLEEIHANGGDADKYLAKAKDKNDPFRLMGFGHRVYKNFDPRAKIIKKAADEVLSTLGVNDPILDIAKKLEVAALEDEYFKSRNLYPNVDFYSGIIYRALGIPTDMFTVLFAIGRLPGWIAQWKEMRENKEPIGRPRQIYTGYPLREYVKS; from the coding sequence ATGTCAAAAATAGCAATATTAGAAATAGATGGTAATAAGTTTGAGCTTCCAGTAATAATTGGAAGTGAAAATGAAGCTGCCGTTGATATTAGTAAATTACGGGATATGTCTGGTGTGATTACTCTTGATCCTGGTTATAAGAATTCTGGTGCATGTAAAAGTGAAATTACCTTTTTGGATGGAGAACTTGGGATTTTACGTTACAGAGGGTATTCAATTGAGGAATTAGCCGAAAAATCACATTTTTTAGAAGTTTCTTATTTAATTATTTTTGGAGAATTACCTTCTGCTGAACGATTGGAACAGTTTGAAAATGATATTAGAAAATTCACATTGGTTAGTGAAGAGATGAAGATTATTTTAGACGGTTTTCCAAGAACTGCTCACCCAATGGGAGTTTTGTCTGCTTTGACTAGTGCATTGACAGCTTTTAATCCTAAATCTGTAGATGCAGATAATGCAAAAGACATGTATGATGCAGTTTGTAAAACGATTGCCAAATTCTTAGTTATTGCTACTTGGACATATAGAAAAAGCATGGGGTATCCATTGAATTATTATGATAATACAATAGGATATGTTGAAAACTTTATGAATTTAATGTTTAAATTGCCTACGGGGCCTTACACGGCAAATCCTGTTGTTATTGATGCATTAGATAAATTATTTATTCTTCATGCTGATCATGAACAAAACTGTTCGACTTCGACGGTAAGGATGGTAGGTTCTTCACACGCTGGACTTTTTGCTTCTATTTCTGCTGGAGTATCTGCATTATGGGGACCACTTCATGGTGGTGCAAATCAAGCTGTACTTGAGATGTTGGAAGAAATTCATGCTAATGGAGGAGATGCTGATAAGTATTTGGCAAAAGCAAAAGATAAAAATGATCCTTTTAGATTGATGGGATTTGGTCATAGAGTTTACAAAAACTTTGACCCAAGAGCAAAAATAATCAAAAAAGCGGCAGATGAAGTGCTTTCAACTTTGGGAGTAAACGATCCTATTTTAGACATTGCAAAAAAATTAGAAGTTGCAGCATTAGAAGATGAGTATTTCAAATCAAGAAATTTATATCCAAATGTAGATTTTTATTCTGGAATTATTTATAGAGCTTTAGGAATTCCAACAGATATGTTTACTGTATTGTTTGCAATTGGTAGATTGCCAGGTTGGATTGCACAATGGAAAGAGATGAGAGAAAATAAAGAACCAATAGGAAGACCAAGACAGATATATACTGGTTATCCTTTAAGAGAATATGTTAAATCATAA
- a CDS encoding CoA-binding protein, whose amino-acid sequence MKNKKTLVIGATTKPERAAFKAIEMLVAKGNSVLALGQNTGEIAGIKINTKAIPVKNIDTISLYINSSRQKEYYNYIIEAKPKRVLFNPGTENSQFYQLLELNNIKYEVACTLVLLTLNKY is encoded by the coding sequence ATAAAAAATAAAAAAACATTAGTTATTGGAGCGACTACAAAACCAGAAAGAGCTGCTTTTAAAGCTATTGAAATGCTTGTAGCAAAAGGAAATTCCGTTCTTGCTTTGGGTCAAAATACTGGAGAAATTGCAGGGATTAAGATAAATACTAAAGCAATTCCGGTAAAAAACATTGATACCATCTCTTTGTATATCAATTCTTCCCGTCAAAAAGAGTACTACAATTATATAATTGAAGCTAAACCTAAACGAGTCTTGTTTAATCCAGGAACCGAAAATTCTCAGTTTTACCAATTGTTAGAATTGAATAATATCAAGTATGAAGTAGCGTGTACTTTGGTTTTACTCACTTTAAATAAGTATTAA
- a CDS encoding MarC family protein: MDLFIYLFAALFSVLNPIGTVPIFVGLTSSDSKKECSRISLWTAINVFLILIISFFAGKYVLSFFGINIDSLRIAGGLIIVSSGFSLLSGKFNKKRGINKKIESDAQQRNDIALTPLAMPMLAGPGSISLLIAFYQEHHETNELIIASCAILAIAIAIFIILRSANFLAQILGASGIVAISRIVGFIVIAIGIQYIVSALINIIKGNF, translated from the coding sequence ATGGATTTGTTTATTTACCTATTTGCTGCATTATTTTCTGTACTAAATCCCATCGGAACAGTTCCAATTTTTGTTGGATTAACAAGTAGTGATTCCAAAAAAGAGTGTTCTAGAATTTCATTATGGACTGCCATAAATGTATTTCTTATCCTCATAATCTCTTTTTTTGCCGGTAAATATGTACTTAGTTTTTTTGGGATTAATATAGATTCACTTCGAATTGCAGGTGGATTGATTATTGTTAGTTCTGGATTCTCCCTATTGTCTGGAAAGTTCAACAAAAAACGAGGTATCAACAAAAAAATAGAATCAGATGCCCAACAACGAAATGACATTGCATTAACACCTTTGGCAATGCCAATGCTTGCTGGACCAGGATCAATATCTTTATTAATTGCTTTTTATCAGGAACACCATGAAACCAATGAACTAATTATTGCTTCGTGTGCAATATTAGCTATTGCAATTGCTATTTTTATTATTCTTAGGAGTGCAAACTTTTTGGCGCAAATACTAGGGGCTTCTGGTATCGTAGCCATATCTAGAATTGTTGGTTTTATAGTAATTGCAATTGGAATTCAATACATCGTTAGTGCACTTATCAATATTATCAAAGGAAATTTTTGA
- a CDS encoding dimethylarginine dimethylaminohydrolase family protein has translation MLELNIKNETSRLKAVVLGSAINNGPTPKAEEAYDPKSLEHILANTYPIEADMVVEMEAFNSVFQKYGVTVLRPEMIENYNQIFTRDIGFVIDDIFIKSNILPDRERELDAIQYVIDQIDPSKVVRPPDEVHIEGGDVMLWNDYIFVGTYKGSDYASYVTARTNWQGVDFLKELFPNKIVKEFDLVKSKIEARDNALHLDCCFQPVGKDKGIIYKSGFREEADYMFLVDLFGKENLFHITRDEMYNMNSNVFSIDTNIVVSEKNFTRLNNWLRSNGFVVEEIPYSEIAKQEGLLRCSTLPLIRD, from the coding sequence ATGCTAGAATTAAACATAAAAAATGAAACTTCAAGATTGAAGGCAGTAGTGTTGGGTTCTGCTATAAATAATGGGCCAACACCGAAAGCTGAAGAAGCTTACGATCCTAAATCTTTAGAGCATATTTTAGCCAATACATATCCTATTGAAGCAGATATGGTTGTTGAAATGGAGGCTTTTAACTCGGTATTTCAAAAATATGGTGTAACAGTTTTACGTCCAGAAATGATTGAAAATTACAATCAAATTTTCACAAGGGATATTGGCTTTGTCATAGATGATATTTTTATTAAATCAAATATTTTACCGGATCGAGAACGAGAATTAGATGCCATTCAATATGTAATTGATCAAATTGATCCTTCAAAAGTAGTTCGTCCACCGGATGAAGTTCATATTGAAGGTGGAGATGTTATGCTTTGGAATGATTATATTTTTGTAGGAACATACAAAGGCAGTGATTATGCGAGTTATGTTACTGCAAGAACCAATTGGCAAGGAGTTGATTTTTTAAAAGAGCTATTCCCAAATAAAATTGTCAAAGAATTTGATTTGGTGAAATCAAAAATAGAAGCTCGTGATAATGCTTTGCATTTGGATTGCTGTTTTCAACCAGTTGGAAAAGATAAAGGTATTATTTATAAAAGTGGATTTAGAGAAGAAGCAGATTATATGTTTTTGGTAGATCTTTTTGGAAAAGAAAATTTATTCCATATTACACGAGACGAAATGTATAATATGAACTCGAATGTGTTTTCTATTGATACAAATATTGTTGTTTCTGAAAAGAATTTTACAAGATTAAATAATTGGCTGCGATCAAATGGTTTTGTAGTAGAAGAGATTCCATATTCTGAAATTGCTAAGCAAGAAGGTTTGCTCCGTTGTTCTACTTTGCCATTAATAAGAGATTAA
- the ctlX gene encoding citrulline utilization hydrolase CtlX produces the protein MKQTTNSILMIRPVAFRMNEQTAVNNYYQKVLDGLMPATVNAKAQQEFDVFVEKLRAVGVDVTVVDDRENSDTPDSIFPNNWISFHENGDVALYPMFAENRRLERREDILDILEEKGFVIENIMDYTSAEEDGFFLEGTGSVVLDRENGKAYCALSPRADEELFIEFCEDFEFTPVIFEAFQTVDKERKLIYHTNVMMCLGETFAVICADCIDDKKERKMVLDSLKGDEKEVILITEDQVNNFAGNMLEVKGTDERRYLVMSASAHQSLTKKQIAQLEEHVTILSSSLDTIEACGGGSARCMMAEIFLPRE, from the coding sequence ATGAAACAAACAACAAACTCCATTTTGATGATTCGGCCAGTAGCATTCCGTATGAATGAGCAAACGGCAGTAAATAATTATTATCAAAAAGTTTTAGATGGTCTTATGCCAGCCACTGTAAATGCAAAAGCGCAACAGGAATTTGATGTTTTTGTTGAAAAGCTTCGAGCAGTTGGTGTTGATGTAACTGTAGTTGATGATCGAGAAAATTCGGATACACCAGACAGTATTTTTCCTAATAATTGGATTTCATTTCATGAGAATGGAGACGTAGCTCTATATCCTATGTTTGCAGAGAATCGCCGACTAGAGCGACGTGAAGATATTTTAGACATTTTGGAAGAGAAAGGGTTTGTGATCGAAAATATTATGGATTATACTTCTGCGGAAGAAGATGGTTTTTTCTTAGAAGGAACAGGAAGTGTAGTACTAGATAGAGAAAATGGTAAAGCTTATTGTGCACTATCCCCTCGAGCCGATGAAGAATTGTTTATTGAATTTTGTGAAGACTTTGAATTTACTCCTGTAATTTTTGAGGCTTTTCAAACGGTTGATAAGGAACGAAAACTGATTTACCATACTAATGTGATGATGTGTTTGGGCGAAACATTTGCTGTTATTTGTGCTGATTGTATTGACGACAAAAAAGAACGAAAAATGGTTTTGGACAGTCTAAAAGGAGATGAAAAAGAAGTGATTCTTATTACCGAAGATCAAGTAAATAATTTTGCTGGAAATATGCTTGAAGTCAAAGGAACTGACGAAAGAAGGTATCTAGTAATGAGTGCATCTGCTCATCAAAGTTTGACTAAAAAACAAATCGCTCAATTAGAAGAGCATGTAACAATTTTAAGTTCAAGTCTTGATACTATTGAGGCATGTGGTGGAGGAAGTGCTCGCTGTATGATGGCAGAGATTTTCTTACCGAGAGAATAA
- the eno gene encoding phosphopyruvate hydratase, which produces MSIIIKIHARQIFDSRGNPTVEVDVITENGVLGRAAVPSGASTGEHEAHELRDGGKAFLGKGVLKAVENVNTKIAEELVGTSVFEQNLIDQMMIDLDGTATKSNLGANAILGVSLAVAKAAAEELGLPLYRYVGGVSANTLPLPMMNIINGGSHSDAPIAFQEFMIMPVKATSFAQALQMGTEIFHNLKKVLHDRNLSTAVGDEGGFAPTLAGGTEDALDTIKKAVEMAGYTFGDEIMIALDCASAEFYVNGKYDYSKFEGPTGKVRTSAEQVEYLSELVSKYPIISIEDGMDENDWDGWKMLTDKIGHKVQLVGDDLFVTNVNRLSTGIEKGIANSILVKVNQIGTLSETIAAVNMAKNAGYTSVMSHRSGETEDYTIADLAVALNCGQIKTGSASRSDRMAKYNQLLRIEEELGNSAYFPGKKAFKIK; this is translated from the coding sequence ATGAGTATTATTATTAAAATTCACGCAAGACAAATTTTTGATTCTAGAGGTAATCCTACAGTAGAAGTTGATGTAATTACTGAAAATGGTGTCTTAGGACGTGCTGCTGTTCCTTCAGGGGCTTCTACGGGAGAACACGAAGCACATGAACTTCGTGATGGAGGGAAAGCTTTTCTAGGAAAAGGAGTTTTGAAAGCGGTTGAAAATGTAAATACTAAAATTGCTGAAGAATTAGTTGGAACTTCTGTTTTCGAACAAAATCTTATAGATCAAATGATGATTGACTTGGATGGTACTGCAACTAAATCTAATTTGGGAGCAAATGCTATCTTAGGAGTTTCTTTGGCAGTTGCTAAAGCAGCAGCAGAAGAGTTAGGATTGCCTTTGTATAGATATGTAGGTGGTGTTTCTGCTAATACATTGCCTTTACCGATGATGAATATCATCAATGGAGGATCTCATTCTGATGCCCCTATCGCTTTTCAAGAATTTATGATTATGCCAGTAAAAGCGACTTCTTTTGCACAGGCTTTACAAATGGGTACTGAAATTTTCCATAACCTTAAAAAAGTGTTACACGATAGAAATCTTTCTACTGCTGTAGGTGATGAAGGTGGATTTGCTCCAACTTTGGCTGGAGGAACAGAGGATGCTTTAGATACTATAAAAAAAGCTGTTGAAATGGCAGGATATACTTTCGGAGACGAAATTATGATTGCTTTAGATTGTGCTTCTGCGGAATTCTATGTAAATGGTAAATATGATTATTCTAAGTTTGAAGGGCCAACTGGTAAAGTTAGAACATCTGCTGAACAAGTTGAGTATTTGTCAGAACTAGTTTCTAAATATCCAATTATTTCTATCGAAGATGGAATGGATGAAAATGACTGGGATGGTTGGAAAATGTTGACTGATAAAATCGGTCACAAAGTACAATTAGTAGGTGATGATTTGTTTGTTACTAATGTAAATCGTTTGTCAACAGGTATAGAAAAAGGTATTGCTAATTCTATTTTAGTAAAAGTAAACCAAATTGGTACTTTGTCTGAAACAATTGCAGCAGTAAATATGGCTAAAAATGCTGGTTATACATCTGTAATGTCTCACCGTTCAGGAGAAACTGAAGATTATACTATTGCTGATTTAGCAGTTGCTTTAAACTGTGGGCAAATTAAAACAGGTTCTGCTTCTCGTTCTGATCGTATGGCAAAATACAATCAATTACTAAGAATTGAAGAAGAATTAGGTAATTCAGCTTATTTTCCTGGAAAAAAAGCTTTTAAAATAAAGTAA
- the recR gene encoding recombination mediator RecR — protein MEFSSKLIEKAVNEMAQLPGIGKRTALRLVLHLLKQPKDQAVFLAQALVTMREEIKYCKSCHNISDSEICEICANANRNHQIICVVEDIRDVMAIENTGQFKGIYHVLGGKISPIDGVGPSQLTISTLVEKAKLGQVSEIIFALSSTMEGDTTNFYIYKQISDLKIIVSTIARGIAVGDELEYADEVTLGRSILQRVPFEKSLKIN, from the coding sequence ATGGAATTTTCTTCAAAATTAATTGAAAAAGCAGTTAATGAAATGGCTCAATTACCAGGAATTGGTAAAAGAACCGCTTTGAGATTGGTCTTGCATTTATTAAAACAACCCAAAGATCAAGCTGTTTTTTTAGCACAAGCTTTGGTTACCATGCGAGAAGAAATAAAGTATTGTAAAAGTTGTCATAATATTTCGGATAGTGAAATTTGTGAAATTTGTGCCAATGCTAATAGGAATCATCAAATTATCTGTGTTGTAGAGGATATTCGTGATGTAATGGCAATTGAAAATACAGGACAATTTAAAGGAATTTACCATGTTTTGGGGGGCAAAATTTCTCCAATAGATGGCGTAGGTCCCAGTCAACTGACTATTTCTACATTGGTAGAAAAAGCTAAGTTAGGTCAAGTAAGTGAAATTATATTTGCTTTAAGCTCTACAATGGAAGGGGATACTACCAATTTTTATATTTACAAACAAATATCCGATTTGAAAATAATTGTTTCAACAATTGCAAGAGGTATTGCTGTTGGAGACGAATTGGAGTATGCAGACGAAGTTACACTTGGGAGAAGTATACTACAAAGAGTTCCATTTGAGAAATCATTGAAAATTAATTGA
- the rplQ gene encoding 50S ribosomal protein L17 — translation MRHGKKFNHLSRQTAHRSSMLANMACSLIEHKRINTTVAKAKALKQFVEPLITKSKSDTTHNRRIVFAYLRSKYAVTDLFRDVAAKVGDRPGGYTRIIKVGNRLGDNADMAMIELVDFNELYNGGKKEVKKAKSRRGGKAKKADEATEAPAAEAESTDTAE, via the coding sequence ATGAGACACGGAAAAAAATTCAATCACTTAAGCAGACAGACAGCTCATAGAAGTTCTATGTTAGCTAATATGGCTTGTTCTCTTATTGAGCACAAACGTATTAATACTACTGTTGCTAAAGCTAAAGCGCTTAAACAATTTGTTGAGCCGCTTATAACAAAATCAAAATCAGATACTACTCACAATCGTCGTATCGTTTTTGCTTACTTACGTAGTAAATATGCAGTAACTGACTTGTTCAGAGATGTAGCAGCTAAAGTAGGTGACCGCCCAGGAGGATACACTCGTATCATTAAAGTTGGAAATCGTTTAGGAGATAATGCTGATATGGCAATGATCGAATTAGTTGATTTCAATGAACTTTATAATGGAGGTAAAAAAGAAGTTAAAAAAGCAAAAAGCCGTCGTGGTGGAAAAGCTAAAAAAGCAGATGAGGCTACTGAGGCTCCTGCTGCTGAGGCTGAATCAACTGATACTGCTGAATAA
- the carA gene encoding glutamine-hydrolyzing carbamoyl-phosphate synthase small subunit yields MKYTTRKRAILLLSDGTIFHGKSIGINGKTFGEVCFNTGMTGYQEIFTDPSYFGQLMVATNAHIGNYGVNDKEVESSSIKIAGLVCKNFSFSYSRVDSSGSLEDYFIKQNLICISDVDTRALVSYIREHGAMNAVICTDETPVNELKELLSKVPDMKGLELASKVSTLEPYYYGDEKSTYKIAALDLGIKENILRNFAKRDCYIKVFPYNSSYRELAAFNPDGFFLSNGPGDPDPLDSAIQVAKEILQNNKPLFGICLGHQVIALANGVSTFKMFNGHRGINHPVQNIITGKGEITSQNHGFAVNKEELINHPDLEITHLHLNDGTVAGMKMKNKNCFSVQYHPEASPGPHDSSYLFDQFIENMKTV; encoded by the coding sequence ATGAAATATACAACACGAAAACGCGCTATTCTTCTATTAAGTGACGGAACCATATTCCACGGTAAATCTATCGGAATTAATGGAAAAACATTTGGTGAAGTTTGTTTTAATACTGGTATGACAGGATATCAAGAGATTTTTACAGATCCTTCTTATTTTGGTCAATTGATGGTAGCTACAAATGCCCATATAGGAAATTATGGTGTTAATGATAAGGAAGTTGAATCTAGTAGTATAAAAATTGCTGGTTTAGTTTGTAAAAATTTTAGTTTTAGTTATTCTAGGGTAGATTCCTCAGGAAGTTTAGAAGATTATTTTATAAAACAAAATTTAATTTGCATTTCAGATGTTGATACACGAGCATTAGTTAGTTACATTCGTGAGCATGGAGCTATGAATGCTGTTATCTGTACTGATGAGACGCCTGTTAATGAGTTGAAAGAGTTGTTATCTAAAGTGCCAGATATGAAGGGTTTGGAGTTGGCATCAAAGGTGTCTACATTAGAGCCTTATTATTATGGTGATGAAAAATCTACCTATAAAATTGCAGCTTTAGATTTAGGAATTAAAGAGAATATACTTCGTAATTTTGCTAAAAGAGATTGTTACATTAAAGTTTTCCCTTACAATTCTTCTTATCGAGAATTAGCAGCTTTTAATCCAGATGGTTTTTTCTTGTCTAACGGGCCTGGTGATCCTGATCCTTTGGATAGTGCAATACAGGTAGCAAAGGAAATTCTTCAAAATAATAAGCCATTATTTGGTATTTGTTTAGGGCATCAAGTAATAGCTTTAGCTAATGGAGTTTCTACATTCAAAATGTTTAACGGTCATAGAGGAATAAATCATCCTGTACAGAATATTATTACAGGAAAAGGAGAGATTACTTCTCAAAATCATGGTTTTGCAGTAAATAAAGAAGAGTTAATTAATCATCCAGATTTAGAAATAACACATTTACATTTAAATGATGGAACTGTAGCAGGGATGAAAATGAAAAATAAGAATTGTTTTTCAGTGCAATATCACCCAGAAGCGAGTCCAGGTCCGCACGATTCTTCTTATCTTTTTGATCAGTTTATCGAAAACATGAAAACAGTATAA
- a CDS encoding polysaccharide biosynthesis/export family protein, whose product MNKRLAFIFLIFSVVFTSCIPVKDLVYLQKKGNSSSEDPITMVESKPYRLQTHDVLSVTIKASDPKLVTIFNPTVSGTESEQSESGLYFNGFTVDDHGNIRIPVLGEMNVMGFTLEEVRVSIEKQLLAEYFKDNASIFVVVKLAGFRYTINGEVGSTGTKTLFQEKVNVMEAIANAGDITTTGDRKAVTIIRQTPNGTEMKDLDLTNINVMNSPYYFLQPNDYIYVKPLKQKTWGTGSTGIQSLTTIITLLSLFTTTYLLLKN is encoded by the coding sequence ATGAACAAACGTTTAGCCTTTATATTTTTAATTTTCAGTGTTGTATTTACATCTTGTATTCCTGTAAAAGATTTGGTTTATCTTCAAAAAAAAGGTAATTCGTCTAGCGAGGATCCAATTACAATGGTAGAATCTAAACCTTATCGTTTGCAAACCCATGATGTGTTAAGTGTCACTATCAAAGCATCGGATCCCAAATTGGTCACTATATTTAATCCAACGGTCAGTGGAACTGAATCGGAACAATCAGAATCAGGTTTGTATTTTAATGGCTTTACCGTTGATGATCATGGCAATATACGAATTCCAGTATTGGGAGAAATGAATGTAATGGGATTTACGCTAGAGGAAGTTCGTGTTAGTATCGAAAAACAATTATTAGCTGAATATTTTAAGGATAACGCAAGTATTTTTGTTGTGGTAAAATTAGCGGGCTTTCGATATACAATCAATGGAGAAGTTGGAAGTACAGGAACAAAGACTTTATTTCAAGAAAAAGTAAATGTTATGGAGGCTATTGCCAATGCAGGTGATATAACAACTACTGGAGATAGAAAGGCAGTAACTATCATTAGACAAACACCAAATGGGACCGAGATGAAAGACTTAGATCTTACCAATATTAATGTGATGAATTCGCCTTATTATTTCTTGCAACCCAATGATTACATTTATGTCAAACCACTGAAGCAAAAAACGTGGGGAACTGGAAGTACCGGAATTCAATCATTGACAACCATAATTACATTGTTGTCCTTATTTACAACAACTTATTTGTTGCTTAAAAATTAA